In Levilactobacillus brevis, the genomic window CCGAAGCAAAAGACGCCGGAACCGGCGACCGATCAGCTGACGATGGCGTTAAACGATGCCTCCACGAAGTATCAAATGTCCACCCCATCGACGCCAACGGCAGCTACTCAACCGGTTGCCGTACCGCAGCCCAAGGCCCCCGTAGCTGGCCCTCAACCGCTACAGACGCCGGAAGAAGTACCGGTGGAACCCGTGGTGGTTCATCAGCGAACGGACTTTAAGTTGCCAGCGGTTCAGGCGTTTGATGCGAAGTACCAAACGGAACAGCCGGCGGCGCCACTCGGTGGGGCCACCGAATCGGCGGCAGATCAGCCAATTCAGGCAGCGACTATGTCGACCACTGCACAACCGCAGGCAACTCAGTTGACCCAAGCCCAGCCGCAACAGCGATTCCCCGAGTTACGGTACCTGGGGCAGGTGCACGGGACTTATCTGTTGGCCGAGGCCGATGATGGCTTGTATTTAATCGACCAACACGCCGCCCAGGAACGGGTCAACTACGAGTTCTACCGCCAGGCCATCGGCGAGGTGAGTGACGACGAGCAGAAGTTGTTGGTGCCAATCGTCCTGGATTACCCGACGACCGACGTCTTGGAACTCAGCAATCACATTGATACGCTGGGAAGCGTCGGCGTTCATCTGGAAACCTTTGGACCGAACAGCTTCATCGTGCACGAACACCCGACGTGGTTCAAGGCCGGTCAGGAGACCGATACCATCAAGGAAATGGTGGATTGGGTCTTAAAGGACGGCAAGATTTCGGTGGCCGCCTTCCGGGAGAAGACCGCCATCATGATGAGTTGTAAACGGGCCATTAAGGCCAACCACCATCTGGACGATCAACAGGCCCGGGCCTTGCTCAAGAAGCTGGCCACGGCGGAGAATCCCTTTAACTGCCCACACGGCCGCCCAGTCTTGGTTCATCTGACGGATCAGGACCTGGAGAAGTTGTTCAAACGCATTCAGGACCCGCATCACAGCGGGGATGATTGGGGCGAATAGTCTAGGACCAATCAGTCACACGATTTCACTGCAGATCCGTGGCGAGTATGGTACAATTTAAAAAGCAAACATACGTTTTCTTAAAGGAGAGTAAACCGGTCATGTATGAATACCTTCATGGCGTCATCGCCGCGGTCTATCCCGACCATGTGGTACTTGACGTCAACGGGGTGGGGTATCTGGTCAACACGGCCAATCCCTACCGTTATCAAGTGGCACCCGATGGACAGGCGGTCACCATCTACGTCTACCAAGCCGTCAGCGACACGGCCCAGACCCTCTATGGGTTTCAGGACTTTGCAGAAAAACAATTATTTTTAAAACTGATTAACGTTAACGGCATTGGGCCGAAGAGTGCGTTGGCTATTTTGGCCAACCCCGACCATCAGGGCCTCATGCAGGCCATTCGTACCAATGACGTCAGCTTCTTGACCAAGTTTCCCGGCGTGGGGAAGAAGACGGCCGGTCAGATTGTCTTGGACCTTCAGGGCAAGCTGGACGACCTCGAACCCGCCGATGATGGCGCCCTCTTTACGCCCGAAGTTGCCACGACAGGCGGCGATAATCCGCAGCTAGACGATGCGATTGCCGCGCTGACGGCCCTGGGTTATCGTGAGACGGCGGTCAAGAAGGTTACGCCAAAGCTCAAGCAATTTGCCGGGGAGTCGACCAACGATTACCTCAGCGAGGGACTGCGGTTATTGACCAAATAGGGCGAACCACACCCTGTGATGACTACGAAAGGAGGCTGAATGATGGCTGAAAACGATCGTCTCGTTTCTCCAGAACCGGAGAATGATAACGAAGATTCCATTGAAAAATCATTACGGCCGCAAACGCTGGCGGAGTACATCGGGCAGGACCCGATTAAAC contains:
- the ruvA gene encoding Holliday junction branch migration protein RuvA, with the protein product MYEYLHGVIAAVYPDHVVLDVNGVGYLVNTANPYRYQVAPDGQAVTIYVYQAVSDTAQTLYGFQDFAEKQLFLKLINVNGIGPKSALAILANPDHQGLMQAIRTNDVSFLTKFPGVGKKTAGQIVLDLQGKLDDLEPADDGALFTPEVATTGGDNPQLDDAIAALTALGYRETAVKKVTPKLKQFAGESTNDYLSEGLRLLTK